From the Pseudomonadota bacterium genome, the window AGTTCCGCAGGCTTGCGATCTTGCGGTTCACCGCTTTTGCCGTGAATCTGCGCTCGACACGCAGCCAGGTCAGGAAATCCCGGATGGAGCGCTCGTCGATGGCTTCGAGGGTGAGATCGGCCTCGAGGTGCGGCCCGAAGAACTCGAAGAAGCGCCGCACGTCGTCACCGTACTCGCGCAACGTGCGCGGCGAGAGGTTTCGCTCGACCGCCAGGTAGTTGATGAAGTCTTTCTGGTAGTATCCGCGACTGCGATGCAGCTGGCTCATGGTGAAGAAAGTTCGATCTCGTTGACATCGATGCCTGCGCATCGCAGATCTCGAACCGTGCGGGCGTGCCGTAGGTCTTCGGGCCCGAGGCGCTCTGAAAGCCCGAGAGCAGCCCGGGATCGGGTCTCGAGGTTCGGTGGTCTTCGAAATGAATTACTTCGTCAAAGAATGGTTTGACGAAGTTGAATGCACGCAAAAGCGTGGAGGCTCAGATCTGGTATGCCGGCGGGGCCTTCCCCAACCGCTTCTGCTCCACCGGTCTCAGCTCGACCTGGCGGATTCGCCACGCGCCATCATCGAGCGAGAGCGACACGGTTCCGGCGTACACGGCATTGAAGAGATCGCCGTGATGCACCATCTTCACCCGTCCGCGAACGCGATAGCGTGCCAGGTGCCGGCCGCGCTCGATGGCCTGGAGCTCAAGAACCTGGAACCACGTGATGTCACGAGAGCGCTGCGCGAACACGGGGTACGGCAGGTCGCGACGCACCCCCTCGCTCAGCAGCCCGTAGGCCTGGCCGTAGTCATGCCGGCGAACCGCTTCGAAGAAGCGGTTGCCCGCAGCGTCCGGACCTGCAGGCGCGGCACCCGCAAGAACGCAGACCGCCAGCGTGAGCGTGAGAGCGACTCCCACGCGCACGCTGGCGGAAGAGATCGGCACCGCGTTACTTCGTGGGGGGCTGGGGCTGGCTGTCGGCCTTGCGCACCTGCAGCGGATACTCGAGGCGAAGCTGGTTGTCGAGGAACACCTGCATCCAGTAGGCGCCTTCGCGCTCGATTCGCATGCCGGTGATGAAGTTCACCGCCATGAACGGTTCCTCGACGCGCTTCAAGGTGAACGGCTGGTCGTTGGTGTCGACGAGCACGGTCTTTCTCGAGGGGTCGAGAATCTTCATGCGCTGCACGTGTGATCCGGTGCCGTTGCACCAGCCGTTGGCCACGTAGAAGCCCTCGCCCTCCGGGAACTGGAACGGGAACGCCGGCAGAGGGAGCTCATAGAAGATGTACTGGAAGCTCGGTGGCCCCTTCTGGTCCTCGACGTTCAGGCACGGAATTGAGAACTGGAGGAACGGACCGCTGAGGCTGCCGCCGCCTCCCATCGCGGGCTGGGACCTGGGTCCACCGAGCAGCCCAGAGAATCCGTCATCGAGCATGTGGAGAGCCTCCTCGCTGTGCACCTCGGTCTTCGCGGTCTATGCTTGAGCCTCTCCATCGGGGAGCGTGCGCAAGACCTGTTCCCGGGTGACCCCCCGCACTTCGACGCGCTTGTGCCGTGCCCTTTCTCCCCCCACAATCCGGACGTCTGCCGTGCGAACACCCAGCCACTGGGCCAGGAAGGCGCACAGCGCCGCGTTCGCCTTGCCATCGACCGGTGGGGCTGCGAGCCGCACCAGCAGCATGCCTTCGCGGGTTCCCGTCACCGCCGACACACGCGCCCGCGGTGTGGCGCGCACACCAAAGGTCAGCCCGTCGGCGCAGATGTGGACGTCGAGGCTCACGGCTCGGAGGGCAGGCCGCTCCCCTGCCCTGCTCCACCCGCCGAGCCGCTCTCGGGAGGGAGCAGCGCGTGGACGCGTTCCAGCCCCTTTCGCGCGGCTTCCTGCTGGGCTTCCTTCTTGCTGCGGCCTTCTCCGGAGCCCAGCAAGGCCTGGCGGAACCACACCTCGACCACGAAGCTGCGCGCGTGGGCGGGGCCCTTCAAGCGCACCACGCGATATTCCGGCAGCGATTTGAAGTGCTTCTGCGTGATCTGCTGCAAGATGCTCTTGTAGTTGCGGTCGGTCTCGGGGAGCGCCTCGAGTGAGCCTTCGAAGCGCTGACGCACGAACGCCTCGGCCTCAGACCATCCGCGGTCGAGATACAGCGCCCCCACCACCGCCTCGAACACATCGGCCAGCAGCGACGCGCGCTCGCGCTCGCCGTGGGCTTCTCCTCCGCGGGAGATGAGGAGGTGCGCTCCCAGATCGAGCGACCTCGCGTGGGCGGCCAGCGACGGGCGGCTCACCAGCATGGCCTTCATGCGCGTGAGCTCGCCCTCCGGCAGCTCGGGAAAGCGCTCGTACAGCAACGCGCTGGCCGCCATGCCGACCACCGCGTCACCGAGGAACTCGAGGCGCTCGTTGCTCTTCTCGAGCGGGTTCTCGTTCGCGAACGACTCGTGCACGAAGGCGGCCCGCAATGACGAGGGGCGGAGGAAGCGCAGCCCCAGCTGCTGCTGAACGGCATCGAGGTCGACGTCGACGCTGTCTGACCCGCTGGCGGGATCAGGCGCACCACTCCGACCAGACCTCTCTGCGGACACGGAGCCTTCCCTGCCTGGACTAGGCGTCAGGACGGTACTTGCGCACCGCGAGCACTGCGTTCTGTCCACCGAACCCATACGAGTTGTTGAGCGCGGCGTCGATGCGCATCGAACGCGCCGTGTTGGGCACGTAGTCGAGGTCGCAGGATGGATCCGGGTTCTCGTAGTTGATGGTGGGGGGCGCGATGTCGTCTCGGCAGGCCAGCAGGCAGACCACCGTCTCGATGGCACCCGCAGCGCCGAGCATGTGTCCGATCATCGACTTGGTGCTGCTCACCGCGATCTTGTTGGCGTGATCTCCGAGCGCGTTGCGGATGGCCAGCGTCTCGGTCCGGTCGCCGAGCGGGGTCGAGGTGGCGTGAGCGTTCAGGTAGTGCACGTCGCTGGCCTGCATGCCAGCGTCTTCGAGCGCCGCGTGCATGGCCTTGCCCACCCCCAGCCCTTCGGGCTGCGGGTTGGTGATGTGGTAGGCATCGGCCGACATGCCAAAGCCCGCAACCTCACCGTAGATGCGCGCGCCGCGCGCCTTGGCGGTCTCGAGCTCCTCGAGCAGGAGCACCGCGGCCCCTTCTCCCATGACGAAGCCGTCGCGGTCGCGATCGAAGGGGCGTGAGGCGCGTGTGGGCTCGTCGTTTCGG encodes:
- a CDS encoding DUF167 domain-containing protein, whose amino-acid sequence is MCADGLTFGVRATPRARVSAVTGTREGMLLVRLAAPPVDGKANAALCAFLAQWLGVRTADVRIVGGERARHKRVEVRGVTREQVLRTLPDGEAQA
- the rnc gene encoding ribonuclease III; protein product: MGSVDRTQCSRCASTVLTPSPGREGSVSAERSGRSGAPDPASGSDSVDVDLDAVQQQLGLRFLRPSSLRAAFVHESFANENPLEKSNERLEFLGDAVVGMAASALLYERFPELPEGELTRMKAMLVSRPSLAAHARSLDLGAHLLISRGGEAHGERERASLLADVFEAVVGALYLDRGWSEAEAFVRQRFEGSLEALPETDRNYKSILQQITQKHFKSLPEYRVVRLKGPAHARSFVVEVWFRQALLGSGEGRSKKEAQQEAARKGLERVHALLPPESGSAGGAGQGSGLPSEP